Within the Cyanobacteriota bacterium genome, the region GGACTGGATCGGTCACCTTTAGCTGTAGCTGAGACTGAGCATGGCCGCAATTGATGGCAATTTCTATCCAACCGTGGCTGCCAATCAGGGCAACGGGCTTACCTTTTTCCACGCTGCCATAGGTTCGACGGCCAGGAATGCGGAGTGAGCCTAGATTTACAAACCAGTTGCGACTACCCACCCACTTGCCAGGGATGTTAGTCACCAGATTACCAAACCGATCGCAGTATTGAATAGCCCCACGGATGCCTGCTGTGGTTTGAATAGGGGCAGGAATCGCTAACTCGACTAGGGTTGTAGTATCGATTAGTGTTCCTAGGCGCTCAAGCTCAACACCTGTAGCTAGATAGGCCGCCGCTGGGGCAAAAATGTCCCGCCCATGAAACGTTGCACTAGGGCGACTTGTGCTCCAGGAGCGGTGATTGGTCAACTCTACCCCCAGCAAAGCTGGATAGCGGCGCAACACACCACTAAAGATGCCGTTGTCTGGCCCGACTAGAAAACCAGGGGCAATGCGGAGGGCGATCGCCCGTCGAGTATGCCCTACGCCTGGATCCACAACAGCTAAGTGCACGGTGCCGGCTGGAAAGTAGGGCACTGCATTCATTAAGTTAAATCGTGCTGATGCGATGTCTTGGGGCGGAATTTGGTGCGAGAGATCAATGGTAGTGATAGCAGGGTTAATGCTGGCAATTACCCCCTTCATAATTCCGACATAGGCATCTCGATCGCCAAAGTCTGTCAGTAAGGTAATTAGGGGCATCATGACGACCAACAGGTCAAGGACTAGTTAGGCACCAACGGCTTCCTTCGCAGCATACATCACTTCTACACTGATTTCAGTAATGTTTCGCTCTCGGGCAAATTTTTCTGTATTCCGCTTTACCTTACCTCGCACAAAGCCAGGAATCTTATTCAGCTCAGCTTGGGCATCTTTTGTCCAACTGAGGTCAGACTCGGCTGATAGGGCCTTGGTGACTACATCTTTAGTATCATGCCCACCAAAGATTTCTAGGAGATGATCTTCCATACCCAAGGTGAAGGAGTTGTAGATCAAGTCACAGATTTGATTGGTGCCTTCATAGCCTAGGAAGGGTTTGTAACCAAGGGGAAAGTTTTGAATGTGCACAGGGGCAGAAATCACCCCACAGGGGATGTTCAATCGTTTGCCAACGTGGCGTTCCATCTGGGTGCCAAAGATGGCTGCGGGTTCTACGCGGGCGATCGCATCCCCAACAGTCCCGTGATCATCGGTAATCAGCACCTCGTCACAAAAACCTTGCACTTGCTCCCGGAACCAATCGGCATCGTACTTGCAGTAGGTACCTGCCCATACCACTTTAATCCCCATTTCTCGGGCCAGAATCCTGGTAATTGCCGCAGCATGAGTGTTGTCACCATAGACAACGGCTCGCTTGCCCGTGAGGTTTTGGCAGTCGATCGAGCGAGAGAACCAAGCCGCTTGAGACACATGCAACGTCTGTTCAGCAATAAAGCCTTCATAGTTAACCGTAGCGCCTTGGCTTGTCAACACCTGCTGAATAGCACGAATGCATCGCGCAGTCTCTACTACACCCATGGGAGTGATGTCCACAAACGGCATCCCCAGCTCATCCTTTAGGTAGGTGGCGGTCATGCGCCCTAATTCTCGATAGGGGACTAGGTTAAACCATGCGCGGGGCAGGCGTTTCAAATTATGGACAGATGCTCCTTCTGGGATGACTTCGTTCACCTGGATGCCCAAGTCGGCCATGAGTCGTTTGAGTTCTGTACAGTCATGGTGATTGTGGAATCCTAGGGTGGAGATGCCAATGATGTTAACTGATGGTTCTTCGCTCTTGGTAGTGACCAAGTCTCCTTGTTTACGAGCTTTGTCAATGTAGAATTGCACGACCTGCTGTAGGGTACGATCGGCAGCTTGCAGTTCATTAACCCGATAGTGGTTGACATCCGCCAAGAGGACATCTGCCTTAGCATCCAGTTGTGCCCGCTCTACAAAATTGTGCAGGTCTTCTTGCAAAATGCTGGAGGTGCAGGTTGGGGTTAACAGAATCAAGTCAGGTTGTTCTTCTTTGTCTTTGCGGGTGATGTTGTCCACAACCTTTTCCTGGGAGCCACGAGCCAATACGTGACGATCCACAACACTGGCAGTGACTGGGGTAAAGTTTCGCTCTCGCTCCAACATCGATCGCATGACGTTAAAGTAGTCATCCCCTAAGGGAGCGTGCATGATGGCATGGACATTCTTAAAGGCACTGGCAATGCGGAGGGTGCCGATATGAGCAGGACCAGCGTACATCCAATAGGCCAATTTCATAATCTATTTAGA harbors:
- a CDS encoding S-adenosyl-l-methionine hydroxide adenosyltransferase family protein, with product MMPLITLLTDFGDRDAYVGIMKGVIASINPAITTIDLSHQIPPQDIASARFNLMNAVPYFPAGTVHLAVVDPGVGHTRRAIALRIAPGFLVGPDNGIFSGVLRRYPALLGVELTNHRSWSTSRPSATFHGRDIFAPAAAYLATGVELERLGTLIDTTTLVELAIPAPIQTTAGIRGAIQYCDRFGNLVTNIPGKWVGSRNWFVNLGSLRIPGRRTYGSVEKGKPVALIGSHGWIEIAINCGHAQSQLQLKVTDPV
- the bchB gene encoding ferredoxin:protochlorophyllide reductase (ATP-dependent) subunit B, with protein sequence MKLAYWMYAGPAHIGTLRIASAFKNVHAIMHAPLGDDYFNVMRSMLERERNFTPVTASVVDRHVLARGSQEKVVDNITRKDKEEQPDLILLTPTCTSSILQEDLHNFVERAQLDAKADVLLADVNHYRVNELQAADRTLQQVVQFYIDKARKQGDLVTTKSEEPSVNIIGISTLGFHNHHDCTELKRLMADLGIQVNEVIPEGASVHNLKRLPRAWFNLVPYRELGRMTATYLKDELGMPFVDITPMGVVETARCIRAIQQVLTSQGATVNYEGFIAEQTLHVSQAAWFSRSIDCQNLTGKRAVVYGDNTHAAAITRILAREMGIKVVWAGTYCKYDADWFREQVQGFCDEVLITDDHGTVGDAIARVEPAAIFGTQMERHVGKRLNIPCGVISAPVHIQNFPLGYKPFLGYEGTNQICDLIYNSFTLGMEDHLLEIFGGHDTKDVVTKALSAESDLSWTKDAQAELNKIPGFVRGKVKRNTEKFARERNITEISVEVMYAAKEAVGA